In the Mya arenaria isolate MELC-2E11 chromosome 11, ASM2691426v1 genome, one interval contains:
- the LOC128208149 gene encoding SHC-transforming protein 1-like, with protein MASIADKFKKRNAKGNMSVEWSRTGTFLHKPERGWIHPDEQLASDAGICYGVRYIGCLEVKESMRSLDFDTRTALAREAINRVSEAAGLKSASKRKKVEKRISRMLGDMPCMQYAGSNVNLTITIESINLMVMESGEVIADHLMPGISFASGGDAETLDFVAYVAKDEVMGRACHVLECGGGLSEDVITTIGQAFELRFKEYLKKQPKPVHRIEHTIREDDAWGNDNDSEYYNDNPGARPPSPKLRVPSEYSSPPSNLPVSDGVYSSVREPPEPLKGAALYETAKETPLIDFGDGKNVYDNKSQNNPGEDGREESNPANRGLYDNHKLHGQQEAASNDPFDMEPFSSSISNGHIESKPPGTTAASKNISPIFEEWFHGNLSRKEAEKMLLNDGDFLVRQSSADTTQYVLSGRQNGAIKHLLLVDPEGVVRTKDHSFDSVPHLINFHRTKDIPIVSQESELHLKNPISNKLTMC; from the exons ATGGCTAGCATTGCAGACAAGTTTAAGAAGCGCAATGCAAAGGGGAACATGTCTGTTGAGTGGTCAAGGACAGGAACTTTCCTTCACAAGCCGGAGAGAGGCTGGATCCATCCTGACGAACAGCTTGCTTCTGATGCTGGTATCTGCTATGGGGTCAGG TACATAGGCTGCCTTGAGGTGAAGGAGTCTATGCGGAGTCTTGACTTTGACACACGAACTGCACTTGCCAG GGAAGCCATCAACCGAGTTAGTGAGGCTGCAGGGCTCAAGTCAGCCAGCAAAAGGAAAAAG GTGGAAAAGCGAATATCGCGGATGCTTGGGGACATGCCGTGTATGCAGTATGCCGGGTCCAACGTGAATCTGACCATCACAATAGAGAGTATCAACCTTATGGTGATGGAATCTGGCGAG gTTATAGCGGACCACCTGATGCCAGGGATCTCATTTGCCTCAGGTGGAGATGCT GAGACTCTGGACTTTGTGGCATACGTGGCAAAGGACGAGGTGATGGGGCGGGCATGTCACGTGTTAGAGTGTGGTGGCGGGCTCTCTGAGGATGTTATTACCACCATAGGACAGGCGTTTGAGCTGCGCTTTAAGGAATATCTCAAGAAACAACCTAAACCTGTGCACAG AATTGAACACACAATAAGAGAGGATGATGCGTGGGGCAATGACAATGACAGCGAGTATTACAACGACAATCCTGGCGCCCGGCCCCCATCACCAAAACTCCGGGTCCCATCGGAGTATTCCTCTCCTCCCAGCAACCTGCCT GTGAGTGATGGTGTGTACTCCTCCGTACGAGAGCCGCCCGAGCCCTTAAAGGGGGCGGCCTTATATGAAACCGCTAAAGAAACACCCCTGATAGACTTTGGGGACGGAAAAAATGTCTATGATAACAAATCACAGAATAACCCAG GGGAGGACGGTCGTGAGGAGTCTAACCCTGCAAACCGAGGTCTCTATGACAACCACAAGTTGCATGGGCAACAGGAAGCAGCAAGCAACGACCCATTTGATATGG AGCCATTTAGCTCCAGTATATCGAATGGTCACATTGAGAGCAAGCCGCCAGGAACAACTGCAGCCAGCAAGAACATCTCCCCGATATTTGAGGAGTGGTTCCATGGGAACCTGAGCAGGAAAGAG GCTGAGAAGATGTTGTTAAATGACGGAGACTTCCTGGTGCGCCAGAGCTCAGCCGACACAACGCAGTACGTGCTGAGTGGGCGGCAGAATGGAGCCATCAAGCACCTGCTGCTGGTTGACCCTGAGGGCGTG GTGCGGACGAAGGACCACTCTTTTGACAGTGTGCCACACCTGATCAACTTCCACAGAACAAAAGACATTCCCATTGTATCCCAGGAGAGTGAACTCCATCTCAAGAACCCTATCAGCAACAAGCTCACCATGTGTTAA